Proteins from one Carassius auratus strain Wakin linkage group LG28B, ASM336829v1, whole genome shotgun sequence genomic window:
- the LOC113067883 gene encoding PRKCA-binding protein-like, with translation MFTDMDYELEEDKLGIPTVPGTVTLKKDAQNLIGISIGGGAQFCPCLYIVQVFDNTPAAQDGALAAGDEITGVNGKPVKGRTKVEVAKMIQAVQGEVVIQYNKLQADPKQGKSLDIVLKKVKHRLVENMSSGTADALGLSRAILCNDGLVKRLEELEKTAELYKGLMEHTKRLLRAFYELSQTHRAFGDVFSVIGVREPQAAASEAFVKFAEAHRNMEKFGIQLLKTIKPMLHDLNTYLHKAIPDTKLTIRKYLDVKFEYLSYCLKVKEMDDEEYSCIALGEPLYRVSTGNYEYRLILRCRQEARARFAKMRKDVLEKIELLDQKHVQDIVFQLQRFVSGMSHYYDDCYAVLKEADVFPIEVDLSRTMINYSGQSLSYEDEDEEETSRGDEDHALQTENGAEKLVDDQ, from the exons ATGTTCACAGACATGGACTATGAGCTCGAGGAGGACAAACT tgggATTCCCACAGTTCCCGGGACAGTGACTCTGAAGAAGGACGCACAGAACCTGATTGGGATCAGTATTGGGGGCGGAGCTCAGTTCTGTCCCTGTCTCTACATCGTACAG GTGTTTGATAACACCCCGGCCGCTCAGGACGGGGCTCTTGCCGCTGGCGATGAGATCACAGGAGTCAACGGCAAACCGGTGAAAGGAAGGACTAAAGTAGAGGTGGCCAAGATGATCCAGGCCGTGCAG GGTGAAGTGGTGATCCAGTATAACAAACTGCAGGCCGACCCGAAGCAGGGCAAATCTCTGGACATCG tgctgaAGAAGGTGAAGCACCGTCTGGTGGAGAACATGAGTTCAGGAACCGCAGACGCTCTGGGACTCAGCAGAGCCATTCTGTGCAACG acgGTCTGGTGAAGAGGCTGGAGGAGCTGGAGAAAACTGCTGAACTTTATAAAG gactAATGGAGCACACCAAGAGACTGTTAAGAGCTTTCTATGAGCTCTCGCAGACTCACAGAG CGTTTGGCGACGTGTTCTCCGTCATCGGTGTCCGTGAGCCGCAGGCCGCTGCCAGCGAAGCCTTCGTGAAGTTTGCTGAAGCTCATCGAAACATGGAGAAGTTCGGCATCCAGCTGCTGAAGACCATCAAACCT aTGCTGCATGATCTGAACACGTATCTGCACAAAGCGATTCCTGACACCAAACTCACCATCCGCAAATACCTGGACGTCAAGTTTGAGTACCTG tCGTACTGTCTAAAGGTGAAGGAGATGGATGATGAAGAGTACAGCTGTATC GCGTTAGGAGAGCCGCTGTACCGCGTCAGCACCGGTAACTATGAATACCGCTTGATCCTGCGCTGTCGACAGGAGGCTCGTGCTCGATTCGCCAAGATGCGCAAAGACGTTCTGGAGAAAATCGAGCTCCTGGACCAGAAACATG TCCAGGACATCGTGTTCCAGCTGCAGCGCTTCGTCTCTGGGATGTCCCACTACTACGACGACTGCTACGCCGTGCTGAAGGAGGCCGACGTGTTCCCCATCGAGGTGGATCTGTCCCGAACCATGATCAACTACAGCGGACAGAGCCTCTCGTACGAGGACGAGGACGAGGAAGAGACGAGCAGAGGAGACGAAGACCACGCTCTACAGACTGAGAACGGAGCCGAGAAACTCGTCGACGACCAGTGA
- the LOC113067884 gene encoding phospholipase B-like 1 → MKNSSICAFILACFVAAARSDKLLKATAYWDSTHKAVLLKEGVLDTQGDAYGYYNDTLSSTGWGVLEIRAGYGQTEETDDVTMFLAGYLEGFLTAPQIFDHYTNMYPQLITKPETLVAVKDFMSKQDDWSRGQVKRNTSDPLWIHTGLILAQLDGLQAGVTDWAKQHGRKPLSQFDVQFLNAIGDLLDLIPALVPSETSSMKPYKAPPMGHCSALIKMLPGFENLLFAHSSWYTYAATMRIYKHWDFRLREPHTATGRLSFSSYPGFLMSLDDFYLLGSGLMMTQTTNNVFNTSLFTYMTPASLFSWQRVRLAHALANTGEQWAKTFSRYNSGTYNNQYMVVDRSKVILGSSLEDGALTVVEQIPGLVEYSDQTQTLRRGYWPSYNVPFHRKIYDLSGYEQMWKKHGEDFSYDLCPRAKIFRRDQSSVSDLNSLKHIMRYNDYKSDPYSKGNPCKSICCRNDLQEQRASPGGCYDTKVTDLHMAQGFVAEAVNGPTTDGGLPVFSWEAFNSTSHQGLPPIYNFSFVLMQPQLFRP, encoded by the exons ATGAAGAACAGCAGCATTTGCGCGTTCATTCTTGCTTGTTTTGTTGCAGCAGCGAGAAGCGACA AGCTGCTGAAGGCCACGGCGTACTGGGACTCGACCCACAAGGCCGTTCTGCTGAAGGAGGGTGTTCTGGACACGCAGGGCGATGCGTACGGCTACTATAATGACACGCTGTCGTCCACGGGATGGGGCGTGCTGGAGATCCGTGCCGGCTACGGTCAGACGGAGGAGACAGACGACGTCACCATGTTCCTGGCGGGGTATCTGGAGGGTTTCCTCACCGCGCC GCAGATTTTCGATCATTACACCAACATGTATCCGCAGCTCATCACGAAACCTGAAACACTGGTGGCTGTGAAGGACTTCATGTC gaagcAGGACGACTGGTCTCGGGGTCAGGTGAAGCGTAACACCTCTGATCCTCTGTGGATCCACACGGGGCTGATTCTGGCTCAGCTGGACGGTCTTCAGGCCGGAGTCACCGACTGGGCCAAACAACACGGCAGGAAG cctctGTCCCAGTTTGACGTCCAGTTCCTGAATGCCATCGGTGATCTGCTGGACCTGATCCCGGCGCTGGTTCCCAGTGAGACGTCCAGTATGAAGCCGTATAAAGCTCCTCCCATGGGCCACTGCTCTGCGCTCATAAAG ATGTTGCCTGGCTTTGAGAACCTGTTGTTCGCTCACTCCAGCTGGTACACGTACGCCGCCACCATGCGCATCTACAAACACTGGGACTTCAGACTGAGAGAGCCACACACGGCCACCGGAAGACTGTCCTTCAGCAGCTACCCTG ggttcCTGATGTCTCTGGATGATTTCTATCTGCTGGGCAGTGGTCTGATGATGACTCAGACCACCAATAACGTCTTCAACACCTCGCTGTTCACCTACATGACTCCTGCCAGCCTGTTCTCCTGGCAGAGGGTTCGACTGGCACACGCACTGGCAAACACTGGGGAGCAGTGGGCCAAAACCTTCTCCAGATACAACTCTG GGACCTATAATAACCAGTACATGGTGGTGGACCGGAGTAAAGTGATTCTGGGCAGCAGTCTGGAGGACGGAGCGCTGACGGTGGTGGAGCAGATCCCAGGACTGGTGGAGTATTCGGACCAGACGCAGACGCTGCGCAGAG GTTACTGGCCGTCTTACAACGTGCCGTTCCACCGTAAGATCTACGATCTGAGCGGCTACGAGCAGATGTGGAAGAAGCACGGCGAGGATTTCTCCTACGACCTCTGCCCTCGAGCCAAGATCTTCCGTCGTGACCAGTCATCCGTCAGCGACCTGAACTCCCTCAAACACATCATGAGATACAACG ATTATAAGAGTGACCCGTACTCGAAGGGTAACCCGTGTAAGTCCATCTGCTGTCGTAATGACCTGCAGGAGCAAAGAGCCAGTCCTGGAGGATGTTACGACACCAAG GTCACAGATCTGCACATGGCTCAGGGTTTCGTAGCAGAGGCGGTGAACGGACCGACCACAGATGGAGGGCTCCCCGTCTTCTCCTGGGAGGCGTTCAACAGCACGTCCCATCAGGGCCTTCCTCCGATATACAACTTCAGCTTCGTCCTGATGCAGCCGCAGCTCTTCCGCCCCTGA
- the LOC113067887 gene encoding tumor necrosis factor receptor superfamily member 13C-like isoform X2: MTETIILPIVMERRACAPGSQWDSLLKYCVSHRSLGLTPSEAPPLVLKPVQSSRGLDESSSSSSSSSSISPSVWICVGLLVSVSVLVLLLWFIIYRRHTRTSQSTGDKDSTPQTPTTTEQDEEALSTWPHVSGDTQEIPIKEGACGRSLCNGWAEHGLPLPATELGDSALVTTKTGQSV, translated from the exons ATGACTGAAACCATCA TTCTGCCGATAGTGATGGAGAGGAGAGCATGTGCTCCTGGTTCTCAGTGGGATTCTCTGCTCAAGTACTGCGTCTCCCACAGATCCCTGGGACTGACGCCATCAG AGGCTCCTCCGCTGGTGCTGAAGCCGGTGCAGAGCAGCAGAGGTCTGGATGagtcttcatcctcatcctcgtccTCGTCCTCCATCAGTCCTAGTGTGTGGATCTGTGTCGGGCTGCTCGTGAGTGTGTCGGTTCTGGTGCTTCTGCTTTGGTTCATCATCTACAGACGCCACACCAGGACCTCACAGAGCACAG GTGACAAGGACTCTACGCCCCAAACCCCGACAACCACAGAACAGGACGAGGAGGCCCTGTCAACTTGGCCGCATGTCAGTGGTGACACACAGGAAATTCCAATCAAAGAGGGAGCCTGTGGGCGGAGCCTGTGTAATGGATGGGCAGAGCACGGGCTGCCACTTCCTGCCACAGAACTGGGAGACTCCGCCCTCGTCACCACTAAAACCGGACAATCTGTGTAA
- the LOC113067887 gene encoding uncharacterized protein LOC113067887 isoform X1, which produces MTETIILPIVMERRACAPGSQWDSLLKYCVSHRSLGLTPSEAPPLVLKPVQSSRGLDESSSSSSSSSSISPSVWICVGLLVSVSVLVLLLWFIIYRRHTRTSQSTAGDKDSTPQTPTTTEQDEEALSTWPHVSGDTQEIPIKEGACGRSLCNGWAEHGLPLPATELGDSALVTTKTGQSV; this is translated from the exons ATGACTGAAACCATCA TTCTGCCGATAGTGATGGAGAGGAGAGCATGTGCTCCTGGTTCTCAGTGGGATTCTCTGCTCAAGTACTGCGTCTCCCACAGATCCCTGGGACTGACGCCATCAG AGGCTCCTCCGCTGGTGCTGAAGCCGGTGCAGAGCAGCAGAGGTCTGGATGagtcttcatcctcatcctcgtccTCGTCCTCCATCAGTCCTAGTGTGTGGATCTGTGTCGGGCTGCTCGTGAGTGTGTCGGTTCTGGTGCTTCTGCTTTGGTTCATCATCTACAGACGCCACACCAGGACCTCACAGAGCACAG CAGGTGACAAGGACTCTACGCCCCAAACCCCGACAACCACAGAACAGGACGAGGAGGCCCTGTCAACTTGGCCGCATGTCAGTGGTGACACACAGGAAATTCCAATCAAAGAGGGAGCCTGTGGGCGGAGCCTGTGTAATGGATGGGCAGAGCACGGGCTGCCACTTCCTGCCACAGAACTGGGAGACTCCGCCCTCGTCACCACTAAAACCGGACAATCTGTGTAA